The Quercus robur chromosome 7, dhQueRobu3.1, whole genome shotgun sequence genome has a segment encoding these proteins:
- the LOC126693301 gene encoding protein STRICTOSIDINE SYNTHASE-LIKE 10-like, translating into MDSKFRVTIAATLAVLSIILGLLNPANKTVSLFAPSIIPGSHDQLHKAEIIQVTGALGPESLAFDPNGEGPYTGVADGRILKWQGPALGWTDFAFTTSNRKECFRPFAPEMEHVCGRPLGLRFEKKTGNLYIADAYFGLQVVGPAGGLATQVVTEVEGQPLRFTNDMDIDEHEDVIYFTDTSRSFQRRQFMSSILNLDKTGRLLKYNKSNKEVTVLLDDLAFANGVALSNDHSFVLVAETTTCRILRLWLHGPNAGKSDIFAELPGFPDNVRRNSKGEFWVALHAKKGLFARWILSNSWVGNTLLRLPLSFKQLHSLLIGGKAHATAIKLSEEGKVLEVLEDSEGKTIRIISEVEEKDGKLWIGSVLMPFVGMYNVH; encoded by the exons atggactCAAAGTTTAGAGTGACTATAGCAGCAACACTTGCAGTGCTTTCCATCATCTTGGGTCTGTTAAACCCAGCCAATAAAACTGTCAGTCTCTTTGCACCATCAATAATTCCTGGGTCCCATGACCAGCTTCACAAAGCAGAGATTATACAAGTAACTGGAGCTTTGGGACCAGAGAGCCTAGCTTTTGATCCCAATGGAGAAGGGCCCTACACTGGTGTGGCTGATGGTCGGATTCTCAAATGGCAAGGTCCTGCCCTTGGTTGGACTGATTTTGCTTTCACCACTTCTAATAG GAAGGAGTGTTTTCGTCCATTTGCACCAGAAATGGAGCATGTATGTGGGAGGCCTTTGGGACTacgatttgaaaagaaaactggAAATCTCTATATTGCTGATGCCTACTTCGGTCTTCAAGTAGTAGGGCCTGCTGGTGGTTTGGCTACTCAAGTGGTCACTGAAGTTGAAGGCCAGCCCTTACGCTTCACAAATGATATGGATATTGATGAGCATGAAGATGTGATTTATTTCACAGATACAAGCAGAAGTTTCCAAAGAAG GCAATTCATGTCATCAATCCTAAATTTAGACAAGACAGGCAGGTTACTTAAATAcaataaatcaaacaaagaagTAACAGTCTTACTAGACGATCTTGCTTTTGCCAATGGCGTAGCATTGAGCAATGACCACTCATTTGTACTTGTAGCCGAAACCACTACTTGTCGAATCCTTAGGCTCTGGCTTCATGGCCCTAATGCTGGAAAGTCTGATATTTTTGCTGAGCTTCCAGGATTTCCAGACAATGTAAGAAGAAATTCAAAAGGGGAGTTTTGGGTTGCCTTACATGCGAAAAAAGGACTTTTTGCAAGGTGGATTCTGTCTAACTCATGGGTTGGAAACACACTGTTAAGACTTCCACTTAGCTTCAAACAGCTACACTCACTATTAATAGGTGGAAAGGCCCATGCCACTGCTATAAAATTAAGTGAGGAAGGAAAAGTTTTGGAAGTTTTAGAAGATAGTGAAGGAAAGACCATAAGGATTATCAGTGAAGTGGAAGAGAAGGACGGGAAGTTGTGGATTGGATCAGTATTGATGCCTTTTGTTGGCATGTATAATGTgcattaa
- the LOC126693304 gene encoding tubulin beta-5 chain translates to MREILHVQGGQCGNQIGSKFWEVVCDEHGIDPTGRYIGTSELQLERVNVYYNEASCGRFVPRAVLMDLEPGTMDSVRTGPYGQIFRPDNFVFGQSGAGNNWAKGHYTEGAELIDSVLDVVRKEAENCDCLQGFQVCHSLGGGTGSGMGTLLISKIREEYPDRMMLTFSVFPSPKVSDTVVEPYNATLSVHQLVENADECMVLDNEALYDICFRTLKLTTPSFGDLNHLISATMSGVTCCLRFPGQLNSDLRKLAVNLIPFPRLHFFMVGFAPLTSRGSQQYRALTVPELTQQMWDSKNMMCAADPRHGRYLTASAMFRGKMSTKEVDEQMINVQNKNSSYFVEWIPNNVKSSVCDIPPRGLSMASTFIGNSTSIQEMFRRVSEQFTAMFRRKAFLHWYTGEGMDEMEFTEAESNMNDLVSEYQQYQDATADEEGEYEDEEVEGMEHEDM, encoded by the exons atgagagagatcCTTCATGTTCAGGGTGGGCAGTGTGGGAACCAGATTGGTTCCAAGTTCTGGGAGGTTGTTTGTGACGAGCATGGCATTGATCCGACTGGAAGGTACATTGGGACCTCAGAACTGCAGTTGGAACGTGTAAATGTGTATTACAATGAAGCTTCTTGTGGGAGGTTTGTGCCTCGCGCTGTGCTCATGGATTTGGAGCCCGGTACTATGGACAGTGTTCGCACTGGTCCATATGGCCAGATCTTCCGTCCAGATAACTTTGTATTTGGACAATCTGGTGCTGGAAACAACTGGGCCAAGGGGCACTATACTGAGGGTGCTGAGCTTATTGATTCTGTTCTTGATGTTGTGAGAAAGGAGGCTGAGAACTGCGACTGTCTTCAAG GTTTTCAAGTGTGCCATTCTTTGGGTGGAGGAACTGGTTCTGGAATGGGTACCTTGCTTATCTCAAAAATTCGGGAGGAGTATCCTGACAGAATGATGCTCACATTCTCTGTGTTTCCTTCACCAAAGGTTTCAGATACAGTGGTGGAGCCATACAACGCTACACTTTCTGTTCATCAGCTTGTTGAGAATGCAGATGAGTGTATGGTTTTGGATAATGAGGCTTTATATGATATCTGCTTCAGGACTCTCAAGTTGACTACTCCTAGCT TTGGCGACTTGAACCATTTGATCTCTGCTACCATGAGTGGTGTCACCTGCTGCCTCAGGTTCCCTGGTCAACTCAACTCTGACCTCCGAAAGCTAGCTGTTAACTTGATCCCCTTCCCTCGTCTCCACTTCTTCATGGTTGGGTTTGCACCCCTGACATCCCGTGGATCCCAGCAGTACCGTGCCCTGACTGTCCCAGAGCTGACTCAGCAAATGTGGGATTCCAAGAACATGATGTGTGCTGCTGACCCAAGGCATGGACGGTACCTCACTGCCTCTGCCATGTTTAGGGGCAAGATGAGCACCAAGGAAGTGGATGAGCAAATGATTAACGTTCAGAACAAGAACTCTTCCTACTTTGTGGAATGGATACCTAACAATGTGAAATCAAGCGTTTGTGACATTCCACCCAGGGGGCTTTCGATGGCTTCCACCTTCATTGGAAATTCTACCTCCATCCAGGAAATGTTTAGGAGAGTGAGTGAGCAGTTTACTGCCATGTTCAGAAGGAAAGCTTTCTTGCATTGGTATACCGGTGAAGGAATGGATGAGATGGAATTCACAGAAGCAGAGAGCAATATGAATGATCTTGTGTCTGAGTACCAGCAGTACCAGGATGCCACTGCAGATGAGGAAGGGGAATATGAAGATGAGGAAGTGGAAGGAATGGAGCATGAGGATATGTGA